Below is a genomic region from Bacillota bacterium.
GTCATGGCGGAACAGCCGGAGACTGGGGGACCTGCACCCCGAGCGAATCTGCCACCTGTAACCAGGGTGGCTCTAGCCGTATGGGTAGCCCTTTGCCTGGTTGGGGGGGCTACCGTAGGATCAGTGACGGGCAGGTTCATCCAGGCGGGCCCTCACATGACTGGATCGGGAATTCAAGCACCACCCCTGGATCACTCTATAGCGCACCTCAGGATGGTGGAGCCCCGCCCAGGCGAGCCAGTAATGGGAACCCCGGGCACACCTGAGATAACCACATACACGGTGAAACAAGGGGATACCCTGTGGGAGATAGCGCGAATGCACGGCACTGACGTGGAGAGCCTCGCCGCCATCAATGACATAGCCGCCAGGGAATACCTGCAGCCCGGCCAGAGGGTTACGGTACTCAGCACCCCCGGGTTACTCTGCAAGGTAGGGCCCGGTGACACGCTGTGGGGCATCTCCTCCACGCACGGTATCCCAGTGAATGAGATCATGGAAGCCAACAGGCTTGAATCCAGCACACTGGCGGTGGGCCAGGTCCTGATCCTGCCCGGCGCCAAGCCTGCGGCTGTTGTCACGGCGCGAGCGGCATCCCTCTCGTCTCAGGCTGTCCCAGGCTTCGCCTGGCCGCTGAATGGCAGGATTACATCGCCCTTTGGGAGGCGATGGGGCCGCATGCACGAAGGGATAGACATCGCCGCTGCCCACGGCACGGAAGTGAAGGCGGCCAGGGCAGGGGTCGTGACCTTCGCGGGATGGTACGGAGGCGGGTACGGGAACACCGTCTTTCTGGACCACGGGAATGGGATCACCAGTGTGTACGCACACCTCTCCAGGGTATCCGTGAACCGGGATTCTAGCGTGCTCCAGGGGCAAGCGCTAGGAAGCGTGGGGAGCACGGGATTTGCTTTTGGACCACACCTGCACTTTGAGATCCGGGTCAACGGTGTCCCACAGGACCCCGCTTCAAGTCTGCCGTAACTGCCACCGGGGGAGGGCGCCTGCCCTCCCCCACCCTCATGCAACGCCGGCCTCGGCTTCTACACCGGCAATGGCATCTTCCAGGATGGACACCATCTCCAGAGCCTCTGCCCTGGTGGTTACCAGAGGGGGTGCCACGAGCAGGTGATCGCCCTGGTCTCCCCAATCTGCTCCTGGCCCATGGTAGACGATGAGACCCCTTCTGACAGAGATTCCGTGACCGCTGGCTCACCCGGGGAGCTCAGGCGCGGCGACGCTCACCTTCTGGGCATCGAAAGAAGTC
It encodes:
- a CDS encoding M23 family metallopeptidase; amino-acid sequence: MTGRFIQAGPHMTGSGIQAPPLDHSIAHLRMVEPRPGEPVMGTPGTPEITTYTVKQGDTLWEIARMHGTDVESLAAINDIAAREYLQPGQRVTVLSTPGLLCKVGPGDTLWGISSTHGIPVNEIMEANRLESSTLAVGQVLILPGAKPAAVVTARAASLSSQAVPGFAWPLNGRITSPFGRRWGRMHEGIDIAAAHGTEVKAARAGVVTFAGWYGGGYGNTVFLDHGNGITSVYAHLSRVSVNRDSSVLQGQALGSVGSTGFAFGPHLHFEIRVNGVPQDPASSLP